A stretch of Dysidea avara chromosome 5, odDysAvar1.4, whole genome shotgun sequence DNA encodes these proteins:
- the LOC136254959 gene encoding cell adhesion molecule DSCAML1-like, whose protein sequence is MSFKESFVAVLIYGWLLRQGHSNTAITTLPMDQTVGIGENATFACEASGYNSSINFRWLFNGNEVMTDPRHISVTSTFNTTALMIANVTINDGGNYSCEVTDGMAINETSIEATLFINPFIITHPMSQLTQFGQSITFHCLAVAFPPPSYNWSTPSTSTNLMTSSITFSVSFSSFGNYTCTASSNGVVAISDTAVLTVSPADSISVSPSGNILTTVNSTINVSCISHGGPNNVFEWRRQGVIISNDSVLSISMVTGSDGGEYQCTVNNAAGSDTATTSVIVSPNGTVKVTPKNPAVDHLTENVTFTCQSDAGPNLNYTWLYNDTTPNNDDIVINGNQLTVNNVTYLHGGTYTCVVSNEAGEERDSSDLFVNPFIMIHPISQLAGVDQSITFNCLAVAFPSPSYNWSTPNTSSNLMTSSIMFTASFNSFGNYTCTASSNGVVAISDTAILTVSPGGSVFVSPTNIPTTVNSIEIISCSAQGGPSNVIDWRKNGVLINGESDPVLLIPMVTGSDGGVYQCTVSNAAGSGTATSRVNVAPYNATITGVVVNTTVTYTCYADGGPGNIYEWLRLRDNSLGSSIQELILDNTDPLDGGDYQCTITNDAGDTTIMTTLNVAAVIVDSPQTQNVTAGQSFMLTCNATGYPVPTIEWRQNGTSYTIRDPSVITITPTDELRSNSSVITVTNATTSDTGLYQCVATNVVGTDIQNATVIVQDCPDQPINVQLFDVTLRGLFINWTEPHDNNAPVTGYNITYQNPDCLVMAPNNQPQDVTVTSMEEQAMISILHPGENYSFIVIAINDICPSIPSIPVSVRTMEEAPAIAPVVAIPVPTTTTISVTWNELACQDHHGVITHYEVRYNTSDFNEDRSLTLNTTMGDDTSLLIEDLEEFGNYTIEVRAHTAAGAGPYSSFINVQTLSDVPSGPVTDLDVRNIDPTTVELSWGPVMAREQNGIILSYNIYYRQNDSMSSDYMMIINVTEMQNNITGLNEFELYMFTVTANNQVGESDVNDTTVIMTDESVPSDSVQDVVVTNVTDDTVAVMISWDPPSDPNGLISYYRLEFQLILDGGCGDDPSDSEVMNNFANCSGTSEPPTMIILDELVGYRMYSYSVIAATFVSEGPTFNGTFLTGEDTPLAPNNLTVNYPGMSRNSTTLVVTWDRPSCDRGVLSGYELCYVPTSVGDCDSNGMRVNITGPDTLWYTINDLSINTNYTVEVRGRTGAGLGDPVTAMGSTDEDAPGPVVNLQTEFTSFNDNSGTYIITWTPPPPDNGSYYQILYYTFSSAYTIGPLHNGSSSIMLDQGQGSYNIPNALYYTNYTITITTVNIKYNISNGAVQIMNQTSSTEPTAVRDLSAVASSSESIYISWNHPRYPNSQLTQYIIYHRANSPMIQMSPNILNDGFVAVEVPVDMLSLNLSGLNTFTNYSIHMSVRGEGVSDAPIEIEMFARTNTSLPPAPITPPPTLSPPRAPTTTTITVVLPPPHQIETGDLYVYGVVVVSGDEIDDTPRDIITGNNDQLPPPYPGRDGVYTAAVWNNIEDVPLTFVVGEGESTVGPDRTEYVNRRLSESTSYGVFHYARLLSDTGNVEDGPLIVDNDYIAMERTASDDDDDYTAGIAVGVTIAVIVVIVIIIVGVVVIIWYYRHHSEKTAYRGEVAYTTGSDDVMLNPVVAQTYIVTVQASSPSDEATTQATSDTEKYTLEIDTTKENKEADASDFL, encoded by the exons TTAATCCATTCATCATCACTCATCCGATGTCACAATTAACACAATTTGGGCAGTCCATCACTTTTCATTGTCTTGCAGTAGCATTTCCTCCTCCATCCTACAACTGGTCTACTCCAAGTACCTCCACCAATCTTATGACCAGTAGTATTACGTTCTCAGTATCATTTAGCAGTTTTGGTAACTACACTTGTACTGCCAGTTCTAATGGTGTAGTGGCTATATCTGATACAGCAGTATTAACTG TGTCACCTGCAGACAGCATTTCTGTATCACCATCTGGAAACATCCTAACTACTGTAAACTCCACAATAAACGTATCATGTATTTCTCATGGAGGTCCCAACAATGTGTTTGAGTGGAGGAGACAAGGAGTGATAATCTCTAATGATTCTGTGTTATCAATTTCAATGGTGACTGGTTCTGATGGTGGAGAATATCAGTGTACAGTTAACAATGCTGCTGGAAGTGATACTGCTACAACCTCAGTTATTG TATCTCCAAATGGCACTGTTAAGGTTACTCCTAAAAATCCTGCAGTGGATCACTTGACTGAAAATGTCACATTTACATGTCAATCAGATGCTGGTCCCAACCTCAATTACACCTGGTTGTACAATGATACTACACCAAACAATGATGACATTGTGATCAATGGTAACCAGTTGACAGTGAACAATGTAACTTACCTTCATGGAGGAACTTATACATGTGTTGTAAGCAATGAGGCTGGAGAAGAAAGGGACAGTAGTGACTTGTTTG TTAATCCATTCATCATGATTCATCCAATATCACAGTTAGCTGGAGTTGATCAATCGATCACTTTTAATTGTCTTGCGGTAGCATTTCCTTCTCCATCCTACAACTGGTCTACTCCAAATACCTCCAGCAATCTTATGACCAGTAGTATTATGTTCACAGCATCGTTTAACAGTTTTGGTAACTACACTTGTACTGCCAGTTCAAATGGTGTAGTGGCTATatctgatacagcaatattaACTG TGTCACCTGGAGGAAGTGTTTTTGTATCACCAACAAACATCCCAACTACTGTTAACTCCATAGAAATTATATCATGCAGTGCTCAAGGTGGTCCCAGCAATGTGATTGACTGGAGGAAAAATGGGGTACTCATCAATGGAGAAAGTGATCCTGTGTTATTAATTCCAATGGTGACTGGTTCTGATGGTGGAGTATATCAGTGTACAGTTAGTAATGCTGCTGGAAGTGGTACTGCTACTAGTAGAGTTAATG TTGCTCCATACAATGCTACAATTACTGGAGTAGTAGTCAACACTacagtcacctacacatgttatGCTGATGGTGGTCCTGGCAATATATATGAGTGGTTACGACTAAGGGACAATTCATTAGGGTCTTCTATACAGGAACTGATACTGGACAATACAGACCCATTAGATGGTGGTGACTATCAGTGTACCATCACTAATGACGCTGGTGATACTACTATCATGACTACTCTTAATG TGGCTGCAGTGATAGTGGATAGTCCACAGACACAGAATGTTACAGCTGGACAATCATTCATGCTAACATGTAATGCTACAGGTTATCCAGTTCCTACCATAGAGTGGAGACAGAATGGCACATCCTATACCATCAGAGACCCATCAGTGATCACAATTACACCAACGGATGAACTACGATCTAATAGTAGTGTTATCACTGTCACTAATGCTACTACTAGTGATACAGGACTATACCAGTGTGTAGCTACTAATGTAGTAGGTACTGACATACAGAATGctacagttattgtacaag ATTGTCCTGATCAACCCATCAATGTTCAGTTGTTTGATGTTACTTTACGTGGTCTCTTCATTAACTGGACCGAACCTCATGACAATAATGCTCCAGTTACTGGCTACAATATCACCTACCAGAATCCTGACTGTCTGGTAATGGCACCTAATAATCAACCACAAGATGTGACAGTGACTAGTATGGAGGAACAGGCCATGATCAGTATCCTTCATCCTGGGGAGAATTATAGTTTTATTGTGATCGCCATCAATGATATTTGTCCCAGTATACCCAGTATACCAGTTAGTGTTAGAACAATGGAGGAAG CTCCTGCTATTGCTCCAGTGGTAGCTATTCCAGTCCCAACTACTACAACTATTAGTGTAACATGGAATGAGTTAGCTTGTCAAGATCATCATGGGGTCATCACACATTATGAAGTACGCTATAACACTTCAGACTTTAATGAAGATAGATCACTAACACTCAACACTACAATGGGAGATGATACCAGTTTGTTAATAGAAGACTTAGAGGAGTTTGGTAACTACACTATAGAAGTGAGGGCCCATACTGCAGCAGGAGCTGGTCcttacagttcatttataaaTGTACAAACATTGTCAGATG TTCCCAGTGGTCCAGTAACTGATCTAGATGTGAGGAATATTGATCCTACTACAGTGGAACTCAGTTGGGGACCAGTCATGGCTAGAGAACAAAATGGGATCATATTATCATACAACATCTACTATCGACAAAATGATAGTATGTCTAGTGACTACATGATGATTATTAATGTGACAGAGATG CAAAATAACATCACTGGTCTGAATGAGTTTGAACTGTACATGTTTACAGTAACAGCAAATAACCAAGTTGGAGAAAGTGATGTCAATGATACTACTGTGATTATGACTGATGAGTCAG TTCCCAGTGATTCAGTACAGGATGTAGTAGTCACAAATGTCACTGATGATACCGTTGCTGTGATGATATCCTGGGACCCTCCATCAGATCCTAATGGATTGATAAGTTACTATCGTCTTGAATTTCAACTGATACTTGATGGTGGTTGTGGGGATGATCCATCAGATTCTGAAGTGATGAATAACTTTGCTAACTGTAGTGGAACCAGTGAACCCCCTACTATGATTATTTTAGATGAACTGG TTGGCTACAGGATGTACAGTTATTCAGTAATTGCTGCAACTTTTGTCAGTGAAGGTCCTACATTTAATGGCACTTTTCTAACTGGAGAAGACA CTCCACTGGCACCCAATAACCTCACAGTAAATTATCCTGGGATGTCTCGTAACTCAACTACCCTGGTGGTCACTTGGGATAGACCATCATGTGATCGAGGTGTCCTCTCTGGTTATGAACTCTGTTATGTCCCAACCTCAGTGGGTGATTGTGATAGTAATGGAATGAGAGTGAACATCACTGGTCCTGATACACTGTGGTACACTATTAATGATTTATCTATTAATACTAACTACACTGTTGAGGTGAGAGGAAGGACTGGAGCAGGTCTAGGAGATCCTGTAACTGCCATGGGCTCTACTGATGAAGATG CTCCTGGTCCCGTTGTGAATTTACAGACAGAGTTCACTTCATTTAATGACAACAGTGGAACTTACATTATCACTTGGACACCTCCACCACCAGATAATGGATCATATTATCAAATTTTGTATTACACATTCTCTTCAGCTTATACTATAGGACCATTACATAATGGCTCATCTAGTATCATGTTGGACCAAGGACAAGGAAGTTACAATATTCCTAATGCTCTTTACTATACTAACTATACCATCACCATCACAACTGTTAATATAAAGTACAATATCAGTAATGGAGCTGTCCAAATTATGAATCAAACTTCTAGTACAG AACCTACAGCTGTCCGTGACCTCAGTGCTGTGGCATCTTCCTCGGAATCAATTTACATCAGTTGGAATCACCCTCGGTATCCCAACAGTCAATTAACAcagtatatcatatatcacagAGCAAACTCACCCATGATCCAAATGTCACCTAACATTTTAAATGATggttttgttgcagttgaagtaCCTGTGGACATGCTCAGCCTAAATCTGTCTGGATTAAACACCTTCACAAATTATTCTATTCACATGTCAGTGAGAGGAGAAGGAGTTAGTGATGCTCCTATAGAAATAGAGATGTTTGCCAGAACTAACACATCTT TACCTCCAGCTCCCATAACACCTCCTCCTACATTGTCTCCACCTCGTGcacctactactaccactatcACTGTAGTACTACCACCGCCTCATCAAATTGAAACTGGAGACCTATA TGTATATGGAGTTGTTGTAGTGTCTGGAGATGAGATCGACGACACTCCAAGGGATATTATTACTGGGAATAATGATCAGCTACCACCACCTTATCCTGGGAGAGATGGTGTCTATACTGCAGCAGTGTGGAACAATATAGAAGATGTACCATTAACATTTGTTGTTGGTGAAGGAGAGTCCACTGTAGGACCTGATAGAACAGAATATGTCAACAGAAGATTATCTGAGAGTACTTCATATGGAGTGTTCCACTATGCTAGACTGCTATCTGATACTGGAAATGTG GAGGATGGTCCACTGATAGTGGATAATGATTACATTGCAATGGAGAGGACGGCctcagatgatgatgatgattacaCAGCTGGGATAGCAGTTGGAGTCACTATTGCTGTAATTGTAgtgatagtaataataatagttgGAGTGGTTGTAATAATATGGTACTACCG ACACCATAGTGAGAAAACAGCTTACCGAGGAGAAGTTGCTTACACTACAGGATCTGATGATGTAATGTTGAATCCTGTGGTAGCACAGACCTACATTGTTACCGTACAAGCTTCTTCTCCATCAGAtgaagccacaacacaagctacctCTGATACTGAGAAATATACTCTTGAAATTGATACTACCAAGGAGAACAAA GAGGCTGATGCCAGTGACTTTCTGTGA